In Nicotiana tabacum cultivar K326 chromosome 21, ASM71507v2, whole genome shotgun sequence, one DNA window encodes the following:
- the LOC107784411 gene encoding rab GTPase-activating protein 22, translated as MWRNLGASADSFYQVRPECTDDVPETKFRIKVGKTLSARRWHAAFTPEGYLDVGNVLSRICHGGIHPSIRGEVWEFLLGCYDPRSTFEEREQLRQHRRVQYAALKEECRTMFPLIGSGRFISAPVITEDGDPVLDPIVLQELNAAEVSTSVGQIGASGGFEMVKEHDKSVIQWKLSLHQIGLDVIRTDRTLVFYEKQENLSKLWDILAVYAWFDKDVSYCQGMSDLCSPMIILLDDEADAFWCFARMMRRLRSNFRCTGNSVGVEAQLSNLASITQVVDPKLHQHLETLGGGNYVFAFRMLMVLFRREFSFADSLYLWEMMWALEYDPDLFLMYEDPDLTAEKSERPKVKSIRQCGKYERENMRNGGKGAEAPLPISVFLVASVLKDKSAKLSEARGLDDVVKILNNITGNLDAKKACSSAMKLHKKYLKKAANTNR; from the exons ATGTGGAGGAATCTTGGAGCTTCTGCTGATTCATTCTATCAAGTTCGTCCTGAGTGTACTGATGATGTTCCAGAAACCAAGTTTAGAATCAAG GTCGGGAAAACCCTTAGTGCAAGAAGATGGCATGCTGCATTTACCCCAGAAGGTTATCTTGACGTAGGCAATGTACTTAGTCGAATTTGTCATGGG GGAATTCATCCATCAATTAGAGGTGAAGTTTGGGAGTTTTTACTGGGTTGTTATGATCCAAGGAGCACATTTGAAGAACGAGAGCAGTTACGACAACATCGGAG GGTACAGTATGCTGCATTGAAAGAAGAATGCCGCACAATGTTTCCCTTGATTGGAAGTGGTCGGTTTATTTCTGCACCTGTTATCACTGAAGACGGTGATCCTGTTCTAGATCCTATAGTTCTTCAAGAGTTAAATGCAGCAGAAGTATCAACTTCAGTTGGTCAAATTG GTGCTTCTGGTGGTTTTGAAATGGTAAAGGAGCACGATAAAAGTGTAATCCAGTGGAAACTCTCATTACACCAGATAG GGTTGGATGTGATTCGCACCGACAGGACCCTTGTATTTTATGAGAAGCAAGAGAATTTATCAAAGCTCTGGGATATTCTGGCTGTTTATGCTTGGTTTGACAAAGATGTCAGTTATTGTCAAG GAATGAGTGATCTTTGCTCTCCCATGATTATTCTACTTGATGATGAAGCTGATGCATTTTGGTGCTTCGCGCGTATGATGAGGAGACTG AGAAGTAATTTCAGATGTACTGGGAATTCTGTCGGAGTGGAGGCGCAGCTGAGTAATCTAGCATCAATAACTCAAGTTGTTGATCCCAAACTTCACCAGCACTTGG AGACATTAGGCGGAGGTAATTACGTGTTTGCTTTTCGAATGCTCATGGTTTTGTTCCGTCGAGAATTTTCTTTCGCTGATTCGTTGTATCTTTGGGAG ATGATGTGGGCCCTGGAATATGATCCCGATTTGTTTCTTATGTATGAAGACCCTGACTTGACTGCTGAAAAATCTGAACGACCAAAAGTAAAGTCAATACGACAGTGTGGGAAATATGAGAGAGAGAACATGAGAAATGGTGGTAAAGGTGCAGAAGCTCCCCTCCCGATTTCTGTGTTCCTAGTGGCTAGTGTGCTGAAGGACAAGAGCGCGAAGTTATCGGAAGCTAGAGGACTAGACGATGTTGTTAAG ATCCTGAATAACATTACTGGAAACTTGGACGCGAAAAAGGCATGCAGTAGTGCAATGAAACTTCACAAGAAGTATCTTAAGAAG GCAGCCAACACCAATAGGTAG